The Candidatus Omnitrophota bacterium genomic interval CAAGATCGTTGAGGAATGTGCCGACGCATTACTGCGCCGGTTGCGGCCACAGCCTCGCGCACAGGCTCATCTGCGAGGTCATCGACGAGTTGGGCATCCGCGAGGACACGATCGCCGTATGCCCGGTCGGATGCGCCGTCATAGCCTATGAATACTGGGATTTCGACTGCTCCGAAGCCGCGCACGGGAGGACGCCGTGCGTCGCTACCGGGATAAAGCGCGTCCACCCGGATAAGATAGTCTTCAGTTATCAGGGCGACGGGGACCTGGCGGCGATAGGCACCGCAGAGATAATCCACACCGCGAACCGCGGGGAAAATATCACGGTGATATTCATAAATAACGGCGTCTACGGCATGACAAACGGGCAGATGGCGCCGACGACGCTGATAGGGCAGAGGACATCTACGACGCCTCAGGGCCGGGATGTTTTGCGGGACGGCTATCCTCTCAAAATAACCGAACTGTTGGCCCAGCTTCCGGGATCGAGGTATGTCGAGCGGGTCTCGGTCGATACGCCGTCGAATGTGATCAAGGCGAAAGCCGCGATAAAGAAGGCGTTCAGGAACCAGATAGAGAAAAAAGGATTTTCCCTGGTTGAGGTTTTGTCGCCGTGCCCGACTTATTGGGGCCTTTCACCGAAAGACGCATGTTTGCGGATCTCCGGAGAGATGGTAAAGGATTTTCCGCTCGGCGTGATAAAGGACGCATAGCATAAAATGGCCCGTTCGCGCATGCTCAGGGTCATTTTAAGCCACTAAAAAGAATAAGAAAATGACAGAAGAGATAATTTTCGCGGGTTTCGGCGGGCAGGGAATAATGGTGATGGGCAAGGTCCTTGCCTGGGCCGCGATGCGCGAAGGGTTAAAGGTTACGTGGATGCCTTCTTACGGCGCAGAGGTGCGCGGCGGCACGGCGCATTCAATGGTGGTCATATCGGACGAAATGGTCCCTTCGCCGGTCGTGACGACCCCGACCGCGTGCGTCGTAATGAACAGGCCGTCTATGGACAGGTATGAGGATTCTCTAGCGAGATCGGGCACTTTGATAGTGAATTCCACGCTGATCGACAGGCAGGCGGCGAGGAAAGATATAGATGTCCTGGAGATACCGGTAACCAGGCTGGCCAAAGAGCTGGGCAATACGCGCTGCGCGAACATGATAGCGCTCGGCGCGCTGAACGCGAAATTGAAGATAGTATCGATGAGGGCATTGGTCGACGCTTTAAAGGAAGTGATTCCTCCGGACAAGCGCGGCCTTATTCCGATGAACGAAGAGGCGCTGAAAGAGGGCGCCAAATTGGTCTCAAGGCAATAGATGGTAAAGGTAAGGTTCGCCCCGTCTCCGACGGGTTTTCTCCACATAGGAAGCGCGCGAACCGCGCTCTTCAACTGGCTCTTCGCCAGGCACATGAAAGGCACTTTTGTCTTCAGGGTGGAGGACACCGACAGGGAGCGGTCGAAAGACGAATTCCTCCGGGAAATAGTATCTTCGCTCGAATGGATGGGCATGAATTGGGACGAGGGGCCGTTCTACCAGACCAAGCGTCTCGATGTCTACCGCGAATACGCCAAAAGGCTGCTTAAGGAGGGAAAGGCGTATGAGGCGGAGGGGACTCTCGGAGGCGAGAAGGCGGTTATACTCACAATGCCGAAGACGACGATGACGATGGACGATATCGTCCACGGGCCGGTATCGTTCGATATGAACCTGCAGAAAGACCTC includes:
- a CDS encoding thiamine pyrophosphate-dependent enzyme, whose translation is MKKVFERPRSLRNVPTHYCAGCGHSLAHRLICEVIDELGIREDTIAVCPVGCAVIAYEYWDFDCSEAAHGRTPCVATGIKRVHPDKIVFSYQGDGDLAAIGTAEIIHTANRGENITVIFINNGVYGMTNGQMAPTTLIGQRTSTTPQGRDVLRDGYPLKITELLAQLPGSRYVERVSVDTPSNVIKAKAAIKKAFRNQIEKKGFSLVEVLSPCPTYWGLSPKDACLRISGEMVKDFPLGVIKDA
- a CDS encoding 2-oxoacid:acceptor oxidoreductase family protein — protein: MTEEIIFAGFGGQGIMVMGKVLAWAAMREGLKVTWMPSYGAEVRGGTAHSMVVISDEMVPSPVVTTPTACVVMNRPSMDRYEDSLARSGTLIVNSTLIDRQAARKDIDVLEIPVTRLAKELGNTRCANMIALGALNAKLKIVSMRALVDALKEVIPPDKRGLIPMNEEALKEGAKLVSRQ